In the genome of Chrysoperla carnea chromosome 5, inChrCarn1.1, whole genome shotgun sequence, the window CTCTGACGATAATTCTGAGTAAGTATAAACGtggaaaaaaagataaaattcccGTTTCTTTCATAAGTCCCTCGTGTGttggtatatatattatataagaagGCAGACGCCTTTTCGTTATGTTtcgttaagaaaaatatttttcataaaattaaaaaatataatataaatatgtttttctacACGCTGACCCATTTTCATCAATAGCGGTTAAAATATTGTTGGGTGACCTAACTgtcttaattgtttaaataaaatgaatgtaagtaatagtttaaaaccattttattcTAATACTGACCATTTTTTAGTAGTGTTAATAAATTGCAAATTAGAGATTACCATATTCCTATAAATCAGTGCCCAATTAAATtaaggaaataatatttttccattttcaagaaaacttttttaatttccatatcAGATGTTTTGCTGTCACTAGTTTACCAAATCTGCAGCTAATATccttgtttttttctaaataatcgACAAGCTTCTGTAACTGTTTAATACTCTCATCTGCGAGTTCACTGTATGACTGGTCAGGCTGCGTTGGTTTTGCTGTTGGTTTTGATGTTGGTTTTAATGTTGGTTTTGGTGTTGGTTTTGATGTTGATTCTGGTGTTGGTTCTGGATGAGGTTTTGGGActacaatttcaaaattaaaatatacctaaccaagttatcaattatttgaaaGGGATTTCCCTTATCCTTCGGACTCCCAATACCAAATAATCATTCATTTGGTAAGCACTACTACAACGTTATCTCCGAGTTCACCGTGCTCCTCGCGTAAGCAAAACCGTAGAATTCAAAAAAGCTTTTCTCAgatttttcatgataaaagtaataaataaataagataattaattatttacctgTCTCTTCACCCAAAACAGCACAAGCTAAAGCGAAAATCGATAGTACAAAAATTGccaatttcattataaatgtaaGCAGTTTTAATATGttccaaaaagaaaatgatttacttttttgaaaGGACTTACTTTTTTCCAACTATATATACCATTTTGAAAGatgattaatcatttttattgacaaatatacGTAAAGCAGTGATAATCATTTCTTTTTCagataataaaatacttaacacaaattctgaataaaattttcaacagtaATTAGTAGTGacgaaataaaatagaataccTATTGTATTATGCAAATAATAATGATTGACATGTctaatttcaaacaataattgcGATTGTGCATCACGAattctttttttcattcaaGTGAAGTGAATTTTCGTTACATATGAGATAAATTGAAGTCACGGTAAAATCGAAAGTCcggtataattttgaaaagtctTAGATTAACTAGATTGAGTACtacaataaagaaatttttggtaAGAATTCTTTGTCCTTACGGTATACtcgaaatttgcaattttaatcattgaaatcatttaacaaatgacttaaaatttataaaataaaaaaaccccaaacaaatttttcgggtacggaaccataaACTCGCACTGGAAACACATCGTAgtacactttccattaaattacccttttccTTTAAGCCTTTTCCAatctgagccgattttgatgatcatcgccaattttttagtttttcgagtACTTATCTTTGTTTTGCATTACAGCCATATTCTGAAATGGAATCTTCGTGCAAATCGATAGTTATAAAGAAGTTTTAAACTGGAATTAAAATCATCACCCTGTCGCCTAGCACGAATTTTTACCGTGCATCTCCCGGACCTTAAGATTCTTAAGTTTCAGTATAGATTTATATAGAATGCAAAATTCTACACTTgtgtttctctttttttattactGAATAATGCTGACCCAATAACAAAAGTAAATAACCATTGTTGGCggacttgaaaaataaaaaaaagatcattTTAATCGTCATTATCTATCTCTTCTTACTTTTTTCATTGATGTATTTTCTAGAGTAgtataagtattatttaaaaataaagacaaataaaatatatatggcaTAAGAGTTAAAATATAGATCATCTAACCTCGATCTTATATTTCAAGTACTATGAATTGAATGAATGCATGAAGCAAACAACAATCTACTCTCATACTCTTCAGGAAAATCATTGAACAGTGATAGGGTACTTCAGACTAGAGAGAAgagaaaaatatctttatatataaagttgtatatttatatgcatCTACATTGTGTGTGGAAAGTTTCTTTCTAATACGATTTATTCCAATACCATGCTGAGTACTATATATCATTGATATATCATTGGTATTCTCGTAGAATAAACGGTTGCTGTGCTGGATGTAACACGAAATGgcgaaatataaataattttggattGATACAACTATGTCAAATAATATCCTATCCAGGATTGTAGTAGACACAAAACCTTTGCCAAAATATCCTTTAActaacaaaacattattagctatttttaaccaaaataaaCCAAACCAGTAGTTATTGATCACAAAAGATTTACAGGTATTTAGCTGAACATACCAATTCGAAGATATGTATTTTAAACTAACACATTTAAAACTACTCAATCTCCAATCAATGATAAGTGACAATAATTTAAAGTGCTAAAATTGATACTTTTGATATTGAGATAGGAGAAAGCATAAAAGGATGCACAAATTATAGCAGATTAAATCTCTCAATAAACTTGCCATGCATTAATGTCGTCGTAACTTCCCTAACTTAGTTTAATTGGGTCCTGCACTTCCAAGTAATTTCTTATAAGATGGAAacggataaataaaaatttggttgaaaCAGGTTCCTCAATATTATGGGGCGAAATTCAAATTCACCCTGTTTATGAATTATATGGGTATCTAGAACTTAGTAAAAAGTCTATTAAAGGTTCATCTAACGAAGAGACAAACATTGCTCCACTATAAAATGCATTCACCCCGAacacacatatatttttattgtatataataagtATGACGATATGTTAGATACAGCTTACAGAGCCACTAGTAATATATGATATAGTCAAGCGACTTTTGCTGCTTCGCAATCTTACATcgcaataataacaatatgatatatgtatacaaaatgttCCATTTAACCTGAGACTGagctcaaaaaaaattgtatatttaaaagcTTTCAACAAAacttatatgaatatattttaaataaaaaaagtcgtCTCAATAAGATTGACGAGAAGGAGTTCAgaggtatttaaaaaatgcaatcctTCTGTTACAAGGTATAGGCATCAATTAACTAGGAAAGTTGCAAAAAAAACAGCttttgttcgaaattttttgtaaaacaaatacaTTCAGCTGAAATCTATAAATTCTTTATATTCTTGTTTTATTGCTCCCAATTATTCGaaaagttgataaaaatttggttcCACATTAAAATAAGAAGGTTACCTCGAAATTCCCTAAAAAACATGTTAGTGTAGTTTCTTTTAAAGATGATTTTTGCTTTAGATTTCTACTCAATGTAttcgatttcgaaaaaatgtttcaggagAAAAGg includes:
- the LOC123301512 gene encoding protein TonB-like isoform X2, which translates into the protein MKLAIFVLSIFALACAVLGEETEPTPESTSKPTPKPTLKPTSKPTAKPTQPDQSYSELADESIKQLQKLVDYLEKNKDISCRFGKLVTAKHLIWKLKKFS
- the LOC123301512 gene encoding protein TonB-like isoform X1; protein product: MKLAIFVLSIFALACAVLGEETVPKPHPEPTPESTSKPTPKPTLKPTSKPTAKPTQPDQSYSELADESIKQLQKLVDYLEKNKDISCRFGKLVTAKHLIWKLKKFS